In Juglans microcarpa x Juglans regia isolate MS1-56 chromosome 4S, Jm3101_v1.0, whole genome shotgun sequence, a single window of DNA contains:
- the LOC121263222 gene encoding ubiquinol-cytochrome-c reductase complex assembly factor 1-like — protein sequence MLPRWGRTITNLSRVGLQNKLKFGKDFNVVSCRSYARVAADSMDRSLPSEPPINLDRMFWSKPCSLALAPDSPLRAEEPKYEGIKYFILKLMLFYSKQSKSIRGANVVYRRIISQVDKPLIYEVFNLEKTFKTTFSLLVLHMWLCLRRLKEEGKEGVEFGQYLYEIYNHDVELRVSKAGVNLLLIRWMKDLEKIFYGNIVAYDSAILPEARSDELPKVIWRNIFSDDGSSQPNEPNDAASRTAQAMARYARREVDCLSLTDKEAMLSGNFMFTSLETQKLNSKGRR from the exons ATGTTGCCAAGATGGGGCAGAACTATTACTAATCTCTCGAGAGTTGGTTtgcaaaacaaattgaaatttggAAAGGACTTCAATGTTGTTTCATGCCGTAGCTATGCCAGGGTTGCTGCTGATTCCATGGACAGAAGTCTCCCGAGTGAACCGCCG ATTAACTTAGACAGAATGTTTTGGTCTAAGCCCTGTTCACTGGCTTTGGCCCCGGACTCTCCCCTAAGAGCTGAAGAACCAAAGTATGAGGGCATTAAGTATTTTATTCTTAAGCTCATGCTGTTTTATAGTAAACAAAGCAAGTCTATTCGAGGTGCAAATGTGGTATACCGGCGAATCATTTCGCAAGTTGATAAGCCTCTTATTTATGAAG TATTTAACTTGGAGAAAACATTCAAAACAACATTCTCTTTACTTGTACTTCATATGTGGCTTTGCTTACGCCGCCTGAAAGAAGAGGGAAAGGAAGGTGTTGAATTTGGGCAGTACTTGTATGAGATATACAATCATGATGTTGAGCTGAGAGTCTCAAAGGCTGGG GTTAACTTACTATTGATCAGATGGATGAAAGATTTGGAGAAAATATTCTATGGAAATATCGTTGCCTATGATTCTGCAATCCTTCCAGAGGCTAGATCAGATGAGCTGCCAAAAGTAATTTGGAG GAATATATTTTCTGATGACGGTTCATCACAGCCAAATGAGCCAAATGATGCTGCATCACGAACAGCTCAG GCTATGGCAAGGTATGCTCGCCGGGAAGTTGACTGCCTGTCCTTAACTG ACAAAGAAGCTATGCTTTCTGGGAACTTCATGTTTACCTCGTTAGAGACACAGAAGTTGAATTCGAAGGGGCGTAGGTGA